The following DNA comes from Oxyura jamaicensis isolate SHBP4307 breed ruddy duck unplaced genomic scaffold, BPBGC_Ojam_1.0 oxyUn_random_OJ77445, whole genome shotgun sequence.
AAGGCACTGGGAAGGCACTGGGAAGGCACTGGGAAGGCACTGGGAAGCTGTTGCAGGCACTGGGAAGCTGTTGCAGCCAGGCACATTGCGGGGCACCCAGCGAGGAGCCCCtgggtccccatccccaggcttcccccatcccccagcccctgcccggagcccccgcccccgccgtccccatccccactcACAGCaggtccccagggccaccagggccaccagcagcagcacgctggctgccagcagccccacggGGATGCAGCGCCGCCAGGAGCAGCGCCCTGCAAGACACAAGCAGCCGCGGCATCACCCACGGTGCCGGGGAGTGGAGGGGAACCAGTGCCCCCCGAGACCCCCATCCCCGTGCATCGCTCACCTGGGCTGTGCCGGGTCCCTTCCCCAGCCGTCCCCGTGGGCGCTGGCCCCGGTGCCACGTTCTCGTAGGGGCTGTCGGCCTCGTCCATGCCGGGGGCtgtgggaggaaggcagggggcAGTGGGCAGGGGTCCGGCATAGGGAAACGCGGGGGTCCCACGGGTCCCACCTGCCCCCAGCGCCccgctggctgtgctgtggccCCACAGCCCCTTGGTGAAGCGCAGGTCGGCGTAGAGCACGCTGTGCGCCATGCGGCACCCGCGGCAGCTCCGTCCTCTGGTGCCCGCCGTCAGGTGACGACGGCTTGTGGGCCAGGGCACGTCAGGTGGAGGAACTTCTTGATTTGTAGGAAAGCAGAAGTAATCACTTCATTTGCAAGATGTGGTTTTTATTTCATGGGCAGGACTGTTCCGGGAGGGGAAAACAGCTCCTCTCCATCCCACGCAGTGCGCTCTGCCCCGCGCAGCATCATTTACGCATGGCGCTGGGTGTGTTTTGGCCACCCTGGACCACACAGAGCCCTGGCCACAGCCAGCCCAtccccccccgtgtccccctccccagcccaccaCCCACTCAGTGGTCTGGCAGAAGTGAGGAGAGGGCTGCACCTGCCTCCCGTGCTGGGGGGACACCCAGGGATGCCCCTGAGGAGCTATCAGCATGGGGCACCTCCCACCCGAGAAAGACAAACCCCGGGCAGCCCAGAGCCCCGAGGAGACACACTGCACCCACGCAGAAGCTGCTCCACGTGCCCACAAGGCCATGGGGACACTCGGGTGGATGCTGGCTCTGCCCCCCAAcccttgtcccccccccccccccccccccccaaagccagCCACAGCGTGAGTGCCGGAGTTTATTGGCAAGGCGCAGAGATGCCGGGGGGAGGGACGCAGAGGGGTCAGGAggcagcaccccggggtgcccgtGCTTGGGTCAGGCAGGGCCGTAGGAGCACCCAGGCTGTCCCCTCGGTCCTAGGGCCCCACGCAGGTGTAGGTGGTGTTCCCCCAGAGGAAGGTGGGGATGGAGGACTGGAGCCACTGCAGGGTGACCGCGCTCTTCTCGCAGACCCAGCCGTGCGCTTCGCTGCAGGGGCCGGCCGACAGCCCCGAGCCGGACACCCTGCCGCAGGCCAGGTAGGAGCTGCTGGGACGCTGGAGGGGGAGGCGCCTGCAGGGGAAGAGCGGGGCAAGGGGGGGCTCAGAGGGGTGCAAGGGGCTCACCCCAAGCTCCTCCAGAGAGGGAGTCAAGGCTGTGGGGGTGCCAGGGGGCAGAGCTCGCCCTCCCCGTGGACCAGTGCCCCTGGCAGCCTCTTCTTGGTGAGGAAGTGAGCTGTGATCCCCGCACACCCAGCCCCTGCTCGTCTTGGAAATCCTTCTCTGGGATCCCAGGAACGTCCTGAGGTGGCTCAGCACCGGCTGCACCATGCTGGGAAGTCGATTCTGGGGGACCCCCCCGGCCCTCATCCAGCCCTCGCTTGTCCCCAAGCAGGGCGCAGGCACTGGGGACGTGTCCCTGTTATCTTCCCTTCCCTAAAACACCCCCGTGCTGCTTTGGGAAGTGGAGGGATGGCCAAGAGGGTGATCATGCCCCTGCCTGCAGGTTGGCTGTCCCCCTGTCACCTCCCGGAGCCCTGGTTTGGGGCtttcagcagtgctggctggggACAAGCTGCGAGCCTCACCCCTTCAGCGGGGTGCCGTCCAGCCACTTCCACTCAAACCTGGCGCTGTCCCGCTTCAGCCCCACGTGGAAGATGTCCAGATGGGTCATGCGTGCCAGGAAAGCCTAGAGCAGGAGGGAACAAGCGTGAGCTCCCCGGGGACACCCAGCCACACAGGGGGCTGCGCGGTTCGGGCACAGCATCGCCAGCTCCCGGCTGGGTTTTGGGCATGGGGGCTGGAGATGGGGAGCTGAGACGATGCTGGCAGTGGCTTGGGGACTGCTGGGGGACCCTGAGGTGGTGATCAGTGTGACGTGATGACAACGGGGGGGGTCAGGATGGCCAGGGCAGGCGGACGGACTCACCAGGGTGCTGTTGGCTTGGACGGTGACCAGCTGTGCCCCCCTGGAGCAGCAGTCGTctttgctctgctcccagctcctcttggTAGAGGAGAAGTAGTAGCAGCGCCCCGCGTCCCCTACCCATCCGGCCGGGCAGAACTGGCAGCTCTCTGCACACCACAAGCACAATCCTGCAGGGCTGGCCAGGacagggctgtccccagcccccagcaccacagggacaggggacagacGGGGTGCCACCAGGGCAGGGAGCCCAGGAACCTGCTTGGAAGCTCTCCTACCTCGCAAAGACTGCTGCACGTAGCTGAggctctcctcctctctctggGCACAGCTCGCCTGCTGGGCTAAATCTACAAAAGAAAGCCACAGGAGCATCCCCACCGggggccagcagcacccagggggtGCCGTCCCCTCTCTCGGTGCCGTGCCAGCCCAGCTGGACAAAGCCCTCGCGGTCTGTGCGCTGGCTGGGAGCCCAGCACATGGCAGGTTTCTGCCTTTTGGCCCCAGCGTCACGTCCTGTCTGCACGCCGCGGCCAGCTGATGGAGCGGGCTGCCCCGGCGCCGTTTCCCGAGCCCAcgctttcccctctccttccacTCCGGCGCTCCAGCCGGCCAGGCGAggggtgttttatttttactcaccACTTTTCCCACTAGCCCAGAAACCTGCGGCACCGCCAGCCCCAAGCAGGAGGGTCCccagcttgggggggggggggggggggtgggtggggggggcgCACGGGGGGTACTCACAGTGGAAGCTCAAGCCAACCAGGACGATTtgcaccagcaggagcagcagggacaggacacCCAGGCTGAGggctgcccagtgccaggacagccTCACGGGCTGTGGAGGAGCTGAGAGAGGGAATTACCTCGTGTCCTGGGGGCTCGGGGTCGGGGGAGAACCCCCAGATCAGCAAAGGTCGGTGAGCCCCAAGCAGGGTGCATGGGGGtccccaggctccccagggacagcagAGCAGTGGTGTGAGCAGGAGCAGTGACACAGGGGGGTGACAGGGGGGTGCCATGCAGCTGGGGTGCACTGCTTGTGtcccccctgctccctcctgggCAAGGAGGGAGCGAGGCTGTGGGCAACGCCCCGCCGCACGGCCGCCCGAagttcgggggggggggcaggcagggatgggggggggggggacagcggggTGCAGCGTGCCGTTACCTGGTACGGGGGGCAAGCGCAGATCTGCGTACGTGACCCCCTCTTCCATCCTCCCCTCGGTCTCTGGCCACGCACCCCGCAGGTAGGGGGGAGCAGTAACCCCCTCCTGGCCCCCTCTGGCAGCCGAGTGTGACACGAAATGGAAAGCGTCACTTCCCGGAGGGGTCCCCAGGGACACCAGCTGGGTCTCAGCCCTGGGGGGCCCCAGCAGTGGCAGCACACGGGGAGAAGGGGAACCCCAGACAGGCGGGACCCCCGGCATGGGGGCACCCCGTGCCCCccggtgctggctgcagcctcaGGTGAGTATCGGGGCTGCGTGGAGGCTGATCCCACATGGAGGGGACCCCGGCACCATGGGGGTGCAGGACCGTCCCCAGGCTCTGCATGCTGTCGAGCAGCAGGGCGGCgggctgtggtgcagaggtGGTTCCTGCCACCTCTTTTgcatggggctgcagctgcatcGCAGCCCTGGAAAGCCGGGGGGCTGGGGCGCTCCGTCCCCTCCCTGCGCCCTGATGGGCACCCCTGATGTGCCCTCagggccggggggcagcggcccccagcccctcccacccccccctcAGGGGATGCTCATCCCGTCCCGCcgccgggcagggcaggcacGGCCAGGACTACGTTTCCCAGCGGCAACTCCAGGGGCTGCACATGCTCCTTGCGGCTCacggctgctcccagcagctcccggtGCAGCTCCCGGTGCTCCCCGGTGCTCCCCGGTGCAGCTCCCGGTGCAGCTCCCGGCGCAGCTCCCGGCGCAGCTCCCGGTGCAGCTCCTGGTGGTCCCCAGGGGTCCCCAGTGCAGCTCCCGGTGCTCCCCGGTGCAGCCCCCGGTGCAGCTCCCGGTGCAGCTCCCGGTGCTCCCCGGTGCTCCCCGGTGCAGCTCCCGGTGCAGCTCCCGGTGCTCCCCGGTGCAGCCCCCGGTGCAGCCCCATCGCGGGCGCAGGGGGCTCCCTGGGGAGTGCACAGCCGACCCCCGGGGCCGAGCCCTGCCCGGCGCCCACCCTCCCGGACCCCCCCAGCCGCCCCGCAGCATGCCCCGCGGGCGAGCCTGGACGCAGGCGGAGGTCGGCAGCCTGCTGGCGCTGgtgggaggctcaggggaggccGCCCTGCTGATGGCCTCCACGTCGCGGCCCAACGAGGCTCTGTGGCAGGAGATCTCccgggggctggcggcggcCGGCTACGGCCGTAGCGTGGCCCAGTGCCGCTCCAAATGGAAGGCGCTGAAGCAGGCTTTCCACTCGGAGCGGGAGACGCGCCGCCGTGCCGGACGGCACTCTGCGCGCCTGCCCCCGCACTACCGCGCCATGAAGAGCATCTGGAAGGCGGCCGGGCGGCCCGTCTTCGGAGAGCGGAGGCTGCCCGGTGggtgccggggccgggcgggctcCCCGGTGCTTTGTGGGGTCCGTAGGTCCCCGCTCTGAGGCTTTTCCTCCCCTTGCAGAGCTGGTGAAGCCGCCCCCCCGGAGGCGCAGGTCGCTGGCCGCACGCTCGCCGGCACCGCCAGGTACCCGCGGgatggggctgctggaggggggcTTGTCCTGGGTGAGGGGTGTCCGGTACCCCTCGGGGCACCCTTCCTGATGCTGTTCTCTGCCCGCTgcaccccagctgctgcagagaccCCCGCCGTGCTGCTGGCACCGCTGCTGCAGCGCCCAAAGGACGAGCCGGAGAGCCGTAAGTACCGTCCTGCCCCGCCGCGCCGGGCTGCACGGCCACTGCCACAGCTCAAGCCTGTGCCAGCATGCTGGGACCTGGGGGCAAAGGGGTCGGGGGGCCTTTTGTCCCAGGAGGGCCCCGCCACGGTGTGTTCCCCTTGGGATGCTCGCAGATGGGGTTTGGGgacttctcccccccccccccccctcagttTGGCTCCAAACCAGCCCCGCAGCGTGAGGGTTTGGGGCCAGCTggggtggggcaggaggggggtcCCTGCTTGGAGCCGGCCTCAGAgctctggaggagctgggactgGGGGTGAGGGACGGAGCTGGGAGCACCCCCATCCTGCAGCGCGCCTGGACGGTGCCGAGGCGATGCAGGATACGTCCCCGGGCCCGGTCTGTGCGGGCAGGTGAAGGGAGCGGGTGCTGTTCCCCGAGCCTGCTGGCTCACCGGCAGGGatcggggctgcggggcggaCCAGGCGAAACACCTCCCCAAAAACAGGAGCAGAGAAGGGCCCGGCGCCGGGGAAGGCCCGGCTGCTGcttcattcccccccccccggccccgctggcGCTGGGGAGCGAACCCCGGCGTCCCGGCCAGCGTCCGCACCGGGTAATTACGTTGTCTCCCCAAATTCCCCCTGCAGTTTCAAGTGGATGTGGGATTCTCCTTCACTTCCAGTCCTTATCTGTTGCGTAGCCTGGCTGCGCGCCGCTAcgcagctgctgccttccagcccGGAGGTGGCTGCATTGCAGTGGTGGGTGAGTGACTCCTGCTTTTGTTCCTAGCTCGTGAGGCGCTTTGAGGCCCCGCAGGGCGCTGGGGAGCTGTGGCTAGGGCACGCCGGGCTGGCCGGGGCAGCGAGGCAGACCCCGGGCTGATGCCGTCCC
Coding sequences within:
- the LOC118160066 gene encoding killer cell lectin-like receptor subfamily B member 1B allele C — protein: MEEGVTYADLRLPPVPAPPQPVRLSWHWAALSLGVLSLLLLLVQIVLVGLSFHYLAQQASCAQREEESLSYVQQSLRESCQFCPAGWVGDAGRCYYFSSTKRSWEQSKDDCCSRGAQLVTVQANSTLAFLARMTHLDIFHVGLKRDSARFEWKWLDGTPLKGRLPLQRPSSSYLACGRVSGSGLSAGPCSEAHGWVCEKSAVTLQWLQSSIPTFLWGNTTYTCVGP
- the LOC118160068 gene encoding protein transport protein sec31-like isoform X7; its protein translation is MPRGRAWTQAEVGSLLALVGGSGEAALLMASTSRPNEALWQEISRGLAAAGYGRSVAQCRSKWKALKQAFHSERETRRRAGRHSARLPPHYRAMKSIWKAAGRPVFGERRLPELVKPPPRRRRSLAARSPAPPAAAETPAVLLAPLLQRPKDEPESPGIGAAGRTRRNTSPKTGAEKGPAPGKARLLLHSPPPGPAGAGERTPASRPASAPGNYVVSPNSPCSFKWMWDSPSLPVLICCVAWLRAATQLLPSSPEVAALQWWTPRLLSALSLQPAGTASVEHRPTPRPPHAPAAASLPIPSRAATAP
- the LOC118160068 gene encoding wiskott-Aldrich syndrome protein homolog 1-like isoform X8; its protein translation is MPRGRAWTQAEVGSLLALVGGSGEAALLMASTSRPNEALWQEISRGLAAAGYGRSVAQCRSKWKALKQAFHSERETRRRAGRHSARLPPHYRAMKSIWKAAGRPVFGERRLPELVKPPPRRRRSLAARSPAPPAAAETPAVLLAPLLQRPKDEPESPGIGAAGRTRRNTSPKTGAEKGPAPGKARLLLHSPPPGPAGAGERTPASRPASAPGNYVVSPNSPCSFKWMWDSPSLPVLICCVAWLRAATQLLPSSPEVAALQWWPAGTASVEHRPTPRPPHAPAAASLPIPSRAATAP
- the LOC118160068 gene encoding translation initiation factor IF-2-like isoform X1 — its product is MPRGRAWTQAEVGSLLALVGGSGEAALLMASTSRPNEALWQEISRGLAAAGYGRSVAQCRSKWKALKQAFHSERETRRRAGRHSARLPPHYRAMKSIWKAAGRPVFGERRLPELVKPPPRRRRSLAARSPAPPAAAETPAVLLAPLLQRPKDEPESPGIGAAGRTRRNTSPKTGAEKGPAPGKARLLLHSPPPGPAGAGERTPASRPASAPGNYVVSPNSPCSFKWMWDSPSLPVLICCVAWLRAATQLLPSSPEVAALQWWPAGTASVEHRPTPRPPHAPAAASLPIPSRVSTVPRPPSSCPHGAGATPGDRCSPAGCHGALKEESAEQKAGFPGETSPGMGRGNPALPAATAAPGSPGTAAASEQAMAVGEEASDTSLHGGGVSGLLQSVQQLLVQILQTSRQQQALLESLASDTVSHLHLLSHSLVQVGETLHQLLLRPQAPHGHYAPHIPLFEGGPQVPLLPGLPCDKEEPPVSSDAGCAPP
- the LOC118160068 gene encoding translation initiation factor IF-2-like isoform X5, coding for MPRGRAWTQAEVGSLLALVGGSGEAALLMASTSRPNEALWQEISRGLAAAGYGRSVAQCRSKWKALKQAFHSERETRRRAGRHSARLPPHYRAMKSIWKAAGRPVFGERRLPELVKPPPRRRRSLAARSPAPPAAAETPAVLLAPLLQRPKDEPESPGIGAAGRTRRNTSPKTGAEKGPAPGKARLLLHSPPPGPAGAGERTPASRPASAPGNYVVSPNSPCSFKWMWDSPSLPVLICCVAWLRAATQLLPSSPEVAALQWWTPRLLSALSLQPAGTASVEHRPTPRPPHAPAAASLPIPSRVSTVPRPPSSCPHGAGATPGDRCSPAGCHGALKEESAEQKAGESAPSPPHRAAGTG